A genome region from Tolypothrix sp. PCC 7712 includes the following:
- a CDS encoding (Fe-S)-binding protein, whose product MQVSENSVNNTASIKNLQGFDGSHPPDPKLIDSCVHCGFCLSTCPSYRVLGKEMDSPRGRIYLMDAINEGEIALNTATVEHFDSCLGCLACVTTCPSGVQYDKLISATRHQVERNYSRSLPDQLVRQLIFTLFPNPDLLRILLIPLLAYQKLGVSKFIRATGLLKNISPRLAAMESILPDITLKTFQSNLPTVIRAKGEKRYRVGVILGCVQRLFFSPVNEATVRVLTANGCEVVIPQSQGCCAALPEHQGQTEQAKALARQMIDSFANTNVDFVIINAAGCGHTLKEYGHILEDDPEYREKAQAFAAKVKDAQEFLATVGLTAKLLPITDQPVNLVYQDACHLLHGQKISVQPRQLLRQIPGVKLSEPLDAALCCGSAGVYNMLQPEVAEELGQQKVQNLLNTGAELIASANPGCTLQITKHLQLQGKNISVIHPMELLDYSIRGEKLKI is encoded by the coding sequence ATGCAAGTTTCAGAAAATTCTGTGAATAATACGGCGAGTATCAAAAATTTGCAGGGATTTGATGGAAGTCACCCACCAGATCCCAAGTTAATTGATAGTTGTGTACATTGTGGATTTTGTCTTTCTACTTGTCCTAGTTATCGGGTGTTGGGTAAAGAGATGGATTCTCCCAGGGGACGTATCTATTTAATGGATGCGATTAATGAAGGTGAAATTGCACTGAATACGGCTACGGTAGAACATTTTGATTCTTGTTTGGGGTGTTTGGCTTGTGTGACAACTTGTCCTTCTGGTGTGCAGTATGACAAGTTAATTTCTGCTACTCGCCATCAAGTTGAACGCAATTATTCCCGCAGTTTACCCGATCAGCTGGTTCGGCAATTAATATTTACTTTATTTCCTAACCCCGACCTTTTAAGAATCTTACTCATACCGTTGCTGGCTTATCAAAAGTTAGGGGTTTCTAAATTCATTCGCGCTACGGGTTTATTGAAAAATATATCTCCCCGGTTAGCAGCAATGGAATCTATTTTGCCAGACATTACTTTAAAAACTTTTCAAAGTAATTTACCAACTGTTATCCGTGCAAAAGGTGAGAAACGCTATCGTGTGGGGGTAATTTTGGGATGTGTGCAAAGGCTATTTTTCTCGCCTGTTAATGAAGCAACGGTGCGGGTGTTGACGGCGAATGGTTGTGAGGTGGTGATTCCTCAATCCCAGGGATGTTGTGCGGCGCTTCCCGAACACCAAGGACAAACGGAACAGGCGAAGGCTTTGGCGAGACAGATGATTGATAGTTTTGCTAATACGAATGTCGATTTTGTGATTATCAATGCTGCTGGTTGTGGACATACATTGAAAGAATACGGTCATATTTTAGAAGATGACCCAGAATATCGGGAAAAGGCGCAAGCATTTGCTGCTAAGGTGAAAGATGCTCAAGAGTTTTTAGCAACTGTAGGTTTAACAGCGAAATTGTTGCCGATTACTGATCAACCTGTGAATTTAGTTTATCAAGATGCTTGTCATTTATTGCATGGGCAAAAGATTAGTGTGCAACCACGTCAATTGTTACGCCAAATTCCAGGGGTGAAATTAAGTGAACCTTTGGATGCAGCTTTGTGTTGTGGCAGTGCAGGTGTTTATAATATGTTGCAACCAGAAGTTGCGGAAGAATTGGGTCAGCAAAAGGTGCAGAATTTGCTGAATACTGGTGCAGAGTTAATCGCTTCTGCGAATCCTGGTTGTACATTGCAGATTACCAAGCATTTGCAATTGCAAGGTAAGAATATTTCTGTAATTCACCCGATGGAGTTGTTAGATTATTCAATTCGGGGGGAGAAGTTGAAGATTTGA
- a CDS encoding AEC family transporter: MINLLALYVKLVGLVLIGFVLGRKLPSTVPSGVAYFLFWVGVPISIVFFLYKTDLSGQIWIAPAIAYLAIFLGAFLAWLAIKGQAYLTNTMPQPPTQGSFLLAAMVGNTGYLGFPITLAMLGEKYFAWALFYDLLGTLFGAYGLGVALAANFGNSKHNYAEVAKAILINPALWSFGFGLLLRQLKIPFALEFCLDKLAWTSLALSIVLIGMRLSQLKSWSNIPKVGMSLAIKMLIVPLFLGCTLPFFGVTGSPAKVIVLQMAMPPAFATLVLAETFNLDRDLAVTALALGAIVLLITLPFWLWLF; this comes from the coding sequence TTGATAAATCTTTTAGCACTATATGTCAAGTTAGTGGGGCTAGTCCTGATTGGATTCGTCCTCGGACGTAAACTACCAAGTACAGTTCCCTCAGGTGTAGCTTACTTCCTTTTTTGGGTAGGAGTACCTATAAGCATTGTATTTTTTCTATACAAAACCGACTTATCAGGACAAATTTGGATTGCACCTGCGATCGCATACCTTGCCATTTTCCTAGGGGCTTTTTTAGCTTGGCTAGCAATTAAAGGACAAGCCTATCTCACAAATACCATGCCGCAGCCACCAACTCAAGGAAGTTTCCTATTAGCAGCAATGGTAGGGAATACAGGTTATCTCGGCTTTCCTATTACCTTAGCAATGCTAGGAGAAAAATACTTCGCTTGGGCGCTGTTCTACGATTTACTAGGCACACTCTTTGGTGCTTACGGCTTAGGAGTAGCGCTAGCAGCTAATTTTGGCAATAGTAAGCATAATTATGCAGAAGTAGCCAAAGCCATATTGATTAATCCTGCTTTATGGAGTTTCGGCTTTGGCTTACTGTTGCGACAGTTAAAAATTCCCTTTGCGCTGGAATTTTGCTTAGATAAATTGGCTTGGACATCTTTAGCCTTATCCATAGTATTAATTGGGATGCGACTCTCACAATTAAAGTCTTGGAGTAACATCCCCAAAGTAGGAATGAGCTTGGCAATTAAAATGTTAATAGTTCCCTTATTTCTAGGTTGCACATTACCGTTTTTTGGTGTCACTGGTTCACCAGCCAAAGTAATCGTCCTACAAATGGCTATGCCCCCAGCCTTTGCCACGCTAGTACTTGCCGAAACCTTCAATCTTGACCGCGATTTAGCTGTCACAGCCTTAGCATTAGGTGCAATAGTATTATTAATTACATTACCTTTTTGGCTGTGGCTATTTTGA
- a CDS encoding D-alanyl-D-alanine carboxypeptidase family protein, which yields MNKAGFSGEPQHSSAASGDDIPAALRDAPDAKPKVGLKPMVLLVGGVFAFVLLAVSSGFVFFILSPKRTANSQPSPTSLPTPTSDSAANSQSSNTDTVLGHLAYAEAPESELAVIPGSGRIRMRKTAAEKFQAMKQAARSAGVILVPISGFRSVKEQEQLFFAVGAQRNQTPAERAALSAPPGHSEHHTGYAVDVGDGAVPATNLQANFDNTKAYQWLEANAARFGFEMSFPKDNAQGVSYEPWHWRFVGDRDSLETFYKAKNLKPTPTPETTPK from the coding sequence TTGAATAAAGCTGGGTTTTCTGGAGAACCTCAACACTCTTCGGCTGCTTCTGGTGATGATATTCCAGCAGCTTTACGCGATGCTCCCGATGCTAAACCTAAGGTGGGATTAAAACCGATGGTTTTGCTCGTTGGGGGAGTATTTGCATTTGTCCTGCTTGCTGTGAGTAGTGGCTTTGTCTTTTTCATTCTTTCTCCCAAAAGAACAGCCAATTCTCAACCTTCACCCACTAGTTTACCGACACCAACATCTGATAGTGCTGCTAACTCTCAGAGTAGCAATACTGATACTGTATTAGGACATTTAGCATACGCAGAAGCGCCAGAATCAGAACTAGCAGTAATTCCTGGTAGTGGGCGCATTAGAATGCGAAAAACTGCTGCGGAAAAGTTTCAAGCCATGAAACAAGCAGCACGCAGCGCCGGGGTAATTTTAGTACCAATTTCTGGCTTCCGTTCTGTCAAAGAACAAGAGCAGTTATTTTTTGCGGTGGGCGCGCAACGCAATCAAACACCAGCCGAAAGAGCTGCACTCAGTGCGCCTCCTGGTCATAGCGAGCATCACACAGGCTATGCTGTAGATGTTGGTGATGGCGCAGTTCCAGCCACTAATCTGCAAGCTAACTTTGACAATACCAAAGCTTATCAGTGGCTGGAAGCAAACGCTGCCCGTTTTGGTTTTGAAATGTCCTTTCCTAAGGATAATGCACAAGGTGTCAGTTATGAACCTTGGCACTGGCGTTTTGTAGGCGATCGCGATAGTTTAGAAACCTTCTACAAAGCCAAGAATTTAAAACCAACTCCCACACCCGAAACAACGCCAAAATAA
- a CDS encoding phosphoribosyltransferase yields the protein MPDLYVSWSDYHQKIELLAAKIYQSGWQFNQIVCLARGGLRVGDILSRIYDQPLAILATSSYSGPGKQERGALNFSRHITMTTETLGSRILLVDDLVDSGVTLEQTIPWLQQYSESAILDIRTAVIWYKSCSVIEPDYYVDYLSDNPWIHQPFEPYEYTNPADLAARMNQIKAEV from the coding sequence ATGCCAGACCTTTACGTTTCTTGGTCAGATTATCACCAAAAAATTGAACTACTGGCTGCTAAGATTTATCAATCGGGTTGGCAATTCAACCAGATTGTTTGTCTTGCCAGAGGCGGACTGCGAGTTGGAGATATACTTTCCCGTATATATGACCAACCGTTGGCAATTTTAGCAACATCATCATACAGTGGCCCAGGTAAGCAAGAAAGAGGTGCATTAAACTTTTCTCGCCATATCACTATGACTACGGAAACTTTAGGTTCGCGGATTTTGCTGGTGGATGACTTGGTAGATTCTGGGGTTACACTTGAGCAAACTATTCCTTGGCTACAGCAATATAGTGAAAGTGCAATTTTAGATATTCGCACGGCTGTAATTTGGTATAAATCTTGTTCGGTTATAGAACCGGATTATTATGTTGATTATCTATCGGATAATCCCTGGATTCACCAACCTTTTGAACCCTATGAATATACGAATCCTGCGGATTTAGCTGCAAGAATGAATCAAATAAAGGCTGAAGTGTAA
- a CDS encoding helix-turn-helix domain-containing protein, which translates to MTQEPGFEESSGNVFVDLGLENADELFTRGKIGIQVLRLLKQRNLKQREISELLGIPQPEVSHLMKGEFQRFSEAKLLIFLKRLDTEITLHLRSRHAQGQSAETVISL; encoded by the coding sequence ATGACTCAGGAACCCGGTTTTGAAGAAAGCAGTGGTAATGTATTTGTTGATCTCGGTTTAGAGAATGCAGATGAACTTTTTACGCGGGGTAAAATCGGGATTCAGGTACTCCGCCTTCTCAAACAACGCAATCTCAAACAGCGCGAAATCAGCGAACTTCTTGGTATTCCTCAGCCAGAAGTATCTCATTTAATGAAAGGAGAGTTTCAACGGTTCAGCGAGGCAAAACTCCTCATTTTCCTCAAGCGACTTGATACGGAAATCACTTTACATCTTCGCTCCCGTCACGCGCAAGGACAATCTGCTGAAACTGTGATATCCCTATAA
- a CDS encoding transketolase, translated as MTATTPKASSALPNFCEGIQYFGEALPGFETYGANPAIESGKVAIADPNDPVAVYQTLLAADALRYLTLQITGSKASGHPGGFASQAEAYAALVMLGYKNIITEVGHHAPGFYSAMFLDRSLEDMGILTVQQLRDRFREKHGLLGHLSGYIPGILAPAGPLGQGQHFAMSAALLHKDKLFPFTVGDGGLGEPYIMSSMAHFNTAYPSVTNFLPVLVWNGYSQEHHSMVSLKTNEQMTAYWQGNGFEEVVLVDAKEFDDKNQTGDYVDSTAFSFEQRLAFTKAVLLGVDKAARSALNGKLTVFIIKQLKGAGVHARGSKSHNLYPKDTLDAPHIVSALKERALSADAWQIVRTNAERAGGGPAAKTVVTEFELPLADLGELPLEEYAVGGEPKVSTTAMGRLVGIVGKKDPNFLVTNADGNEASGIANINQALKIIHPTTDDLYNQAPNGQVYEPLSEDACAGLATGLSLMGARTLWCSYESFAINGLPIWQTVTQAMAELRRQTPSTITLFTAGALEQGRNGWTHQRPEIEAYFASLMRTGNVFPLFPPDANSIQACYDWALQTKNKGIVITASKSPLPIRTTLEQTRQGLRDGAVVLHEVPGDQQVVFAVIGDMTLMPVFEAAAFLETEGIGAKIVSIINPRRLYRPDDTAWDTCSEADGGFLDDAKFAELFDGDALIGVTGGAPAMLEPIMLRSNSKRDTFAWKRGETTASAGELMAFNGLTAEALTKRAIELVH; from the coding sequence ATGACAGCAACCACGCCTAAAGCATCTTCAGCGCTTCCTAATTTTTGCGAAGGAATTCAATATTTTGGCGAAGCGTTACCAGGTTTTGAAACCTATGGTGCAAACCCTGCTATAGAATCAGGCAAAGTAGCGATCGCAGATCCGAATGATCCAGTAGCCGTATATCAAACTTTACTGGCTGCCGATGCTCTACGTTACCTGACGCTACAAATCACAGGTAGTAAAGCTTCTGGGCACCCTGGTGGATTTGCTAGCCAAGCGGAAGCTTACGCGGCTCTGGTCATGTTAGGGTACAAAAACATTATTACGGAAGTCGGTCACCACGCCCCTGGATTTTATAGTGCCATGTTCCTCGATCGCTCTTTAGAGGATATGGGTATTTTAACTGTCCAACAATTGCGCGATCGCTTCCGCGAAAAGCATGGACTGTTAGGGCATCTTTCTGGTTACATACCCGGTATTCTCGCACCTGCGGGGCCTTTAGGACAAGGGCAACACTTCGCCATGTCCGCCGCACTGTTACATAAAGATAAATTATTCCCCTTCACCGTTGGGGATGGTGGGTTAGGTGAACCTTATATCATGAGTTCAATGGCTCACTTTAACACTGCTTATCCCAGCGTCACCAACTTCTTACCTGTGCTGGTGTGGAACGGTTACAGCCAGGAACATCACAGTATGGTTTCTCTGAAAACTAACGAACAGATGACAGCATATTGGCAAGGTAACGGTTTTGAGGAAGTCGTGTTAGTCGATGCCAAAGAATTTGACGACAAAAACCAAACTGGCGATTATGTTGATAGTACCGCCTTTTCCTTTGAGCAACGGTTAGCCTTTACCAAAGCTGTACTTTTGGGAGTCGATAAAGCTGCACGTTCTGCTTTGAATGGTAAGCTGACAGTCTTCATCATTAAACAACTCAAAGGTGCGGGAGTTCACGCTAGAGGGTCAAAATCTCACAACCTCTATCCCAAAGATACGTTAGATGCTCCCCATATTGTCAGCGCTTTAAAAGAACGGGCATTATCTGCTGATGCTTGGCAAATTGTGCGGACAAACGCCGAACGCGCTGGTGGTGGCCCGGCTGCGAAAACAGTGGTAACAGAATTTGAATTACCATTAGCAGATTTAGGCGAATTACCTTTAGAAGAATATGCAGTAGGTGGGGAACCAAAAGTTTCGACAACTGCAATGGGAAGATTAGTCGGAATTGTCGGGAAAAAAGATCCCAATTTCTTAGTAACTAATGCCGATGGTAATGAAGCATCAGGAATTGCCAATATTAACCAAGCATTAAAGATTATTCACCCCACAACCGACGACTTATATAATCAAGCACCCAACGGACAAGTTTACGAACCATTGAGTGAAGATGCTTGTGCTGGTTTAGCTACTGGGTTGTCATTAATGGGTGCCAGAACATTGTGGTGTTCTTATGAATCTTTTGCCATCAATGGATTACCAATTTGGCAAACTGTCACTCAAGCAATGGCAGAATTGCGCCGTCAAACTCCCTCAACAATTACATTATTTACTGCTGGTGCATTAGAGCAAGGACGTAATGGTTGGACACACCAACGTCCCGAAATTGAAGCTTATTTTGCTTCCTTAATGCGAACTGGCAATGTGTTCCCATTATTCCCCCCCGATGCTAACAGTATTCAAGCTTGTTATGACTGGGCATTGCAAACTAAAAACAAGGGAATTGTGATTACTGCAAGTAAATCACCTTTGCCAATTCGCACCACTTTAGAACAAACTCGTCAAGGTTTACGCGACGGTGCAGTAGTATTGCATGAAGTTCCAGGTGATCAGCAAGTTGTGTTTGCTGTCATTGGTGATATGACATTAATGCCAGTATTTGAAGCAGCAGCATTTTTAGAAACTGAAGGTATTGGTGCGAAGATAGTTTCTATTATTAATCCTCGCCGTTTGTATCGTCCTGATGATACTGCATGGGATACTTGTTCCGAAGCCGATGGCGGTTTCTTAGATGATGCCAAATTTGCCGAATTATTTGATGGCGATGCATTAATTGGTGTTACTGGTGGCGCGCCGGCGATGCTGGAACCAATTATGTTGCGGAGTAATTCTAAGCGCGATACTTTTGCATGGAAGCGTGGGGAAACTACCGCGAGTGCTGGTGAGTTGATGGCGTTTAATGGATTGACTGCGGAGGCGTTGACGAAGCGGGCAATTGAGTTAGTACATTAG
- a CDS encoding type II toxin-antitoxin system VapC family toxin, translating into MTYLLDTDTCIYWIKDINSVRTKVREIGWEQISICSITVAELYFGAYNSQRIAENLARAEEFIQNLPVVPLNTPALKKFGELKAELRRLGQPITEFDLLIASVALTENYILVTNNTRHYNRITGLKLENWILP; encoded by the coding sequence ATGACTTATCTACTTGATACTGATACTTGTATTTATTGGATAAAAGATATTAATTCAGTCAGAACTAAAGTTAGAGAAATAGGATGGGAGCAAATTTCTATTTGCAGTATAACGGTTGCTGAGTTGTATTTTGGTGCTTATAATTCTCAACGAATAGCGGAAAATTTAGCTCGTGCAGAAGAATTTATTCAAAATTTGCCCGTTGTACCTTTAAATACTCCTGCTCTCAAAAAGTTTGGAGAATTAAAAGCAGAACTCCGCAGACTAGGACAACCAATTACTGAGTTTGATTTACTGATTGCTAGTGTTGCACTTACAGAAAATTATATTTTAGTTACTAACAATACTCGTCATTACAATCGCATCACTGGGCTAAAACTCGAAAACTGGATCTTGCCTTAA
- a CDS encoding MFS transporter, with protein MNDSDGSAYSEKLPFKTKLAYGAGDLGPAITANIAIFFLLVFFTNVAGIPAGLAGSILMVGKIWDAVNDPFVGFLTDKTKSRRWGRRLPWLLYGAIPFGVFFFLQWIVPPFSVWGKFWYYVVIGLISQVFYTVVNLPYTAMTPELTQDYDERTSLNSFRFTFSIGGSILSLILSIIVSSVISDRGQQYIVLAAVCTVISVLALYWCVYGTRDRVLAFEAKRIQLEEPQSLPFPEQIKIAFTNKPFLFVIGIYLCSWLGVQITASIIPFFVVNCMGLKDADVPKVMVAVQGTALVMLFFWSNLSKKVGKKVVYFLGMILWIIAAAGLYYLQPGQLTLMYIMAIMAGFGVSTAYLVPWSMIPDVIELDELQTGQRREGVFYGFMVLLQKFGLAFGLFLVGNALQAYGFKEAVAGQTTLPTQPESALLAIRLAVGPLPTVCLIAGLVLTYFYPITREMHAEIMMKLQQRREKAE; from the coding sequence ATGAATGATTCTGATGGTTCTGCTTACAGTGAAAAACTGCCATTTAAAACCAAACTAGCCTATGGTGCAGGGGATTTAGGCCCAGCAATTACTGCCAATATTGCCATATTTTTTCTCTTGGTTTTCTTTACCAATGTCGCTGGTATCCCGGCGGGTTTAGCTGGCAGTATTTTGATGGTGGGCAAAATTTGGGATGCTGTCAACGATCCATTTGTAGGGTTTCTGACTGATAAAACAAAATCTCGTCGCTGGGGTCGTCGTCTGCCTTGGTTATTATATGGGGCAATTCCCTTTGGAGTATTCTTTTTCTTACAGTGGATTGTACCACCATTTAGTGTTTGGGGTAAGTTCTGGTATTACGTGGTGATTGGGTTAATATCGCAGGTGTTTTACACTGTGGTGAATTTGCCTTATACAGCAATGACACCAGAACTCACCCAAGATTATGACGAACGTACCAGCTTAAACAGTTTTCGCTTCACCTTTTCCATCGGTGGCAGTATTCTATCTTTAATATTGTCAATAATTGTTTCTTCTGTAATTAGCGATCGCGGACAACAATATATAGTATTAGCCGCAGTTTGTACTGTAATTTCCGTCTTAGCCTTATATTGGTGTGTTTATGGGACACGCGATCGCGTGTTAGCATTTGAAGCTAAACGCATTCAACTAGAAGAACCGCAATCTCTCCCCTTTCCCGAACAAATCAAAATCGCCTTCACCAACAAACCTTTTCTCTTCGTCATCGGTATATATCTCTGTTCTTGGTTAGGCGTACAAATTACAGCCAGTATTATTCCTTTTTTTGTTGTTAACTGTATGGGTCTGAAAGATGCGGATGTCCCCAAAGTGATGGTTGCTGTCCAAGGAACAGCACTAGTGATGTTATTTTTCTGGAGTAATTTGAGTAAAAAAGTAGGCAAAAAAGTTGTCTATTTTCTCGGCATGATTTTATGGATTATCGCCGCCGCCGGACTTTATTACTTACAACCAGGACAACTTACCTTAATGTACATCATGGCAATCATGGCAGGGTTTGGTGTCTCTACAGCCTATCTCGTTCCCTGGTCAATGATTCCCGATGTCATCGAATTAGATGAACTGCAAACCGGACAGCGCCGCGAGGGAGTATTTTATGGTTTCATGGTATTGCTGCAAAAATTTGGTTTAGCCTTCGGCTTATTTTTAGTCGGAAACGCCTTACAAGCTTATGGTTTTAAAGAAGCAGTAGCCGGACAAACTACACTACCCACACAACCAGAATCAGCATTACTCGCTATCCGCCTCGCAGTCGGCCCCTTACCTACCGTTTGTTTAATTGCGGGTTTAGTTTTAACCTACTTTTACCCCATTACAAGGGAAATGCACGCCGAAATCATGATGAAACTCCAGCAACGGCGAGAAAAGGCTGAGTGA
- a CDS encoding CopG family transcriptional regulator: MSDINGMVRLNLDLSPELNQVLEELSTKIGTSKSDVLRQAITLMQIMVIAKEETKKLGVPEANQLIANEIIFPSEQPKQHPLDTFMERLGPWEDERSAEEIVKDIYDSRTISNRDISL; encoded by the coding sequence ATGAGCGATATTAACGGTATGGTTCGGTTGAACCTAGATTTATCACCAGAACTTAATCAAGTATTAGAAGAACTGTCAACAAAAATTGGCACAAGTAAAAGTGATGTTCTACGTCAGGCTATAACATTGATGCAAATTATGGTTATAGCTAAAGAAGAAACCAAAAAATTAGGAGTTCCAGAAGCAAATCAACTGATAGCAAATGAAATCATTTTTCCATCTGAGCAGCCAAAACAGCATCCATTAGATACGTTTATGGAAAGGCTTGGCCCTTGGGAAGATGAACGCAGTGCAGAGGAAATAGTCAAAGACATTTATGATAGTCGTACTATTTCTAACCGTGACATTAGTTTATGA
- a CDS encoding DNA-binding protein: protein MTAAIATREKVFVAADKLFAEGQPVTQARVCKVLGGGSYQTIAKYLREWKELEDNDAPIKDYPIPDLVRKQFDRMRQDQWNAFLRFYEPIIENEIITELEKENESLRAQLEVAKQDKIRLEESEKIRKEQSERYERAMQQQRNDAIEIEQLTSQLKELTSSF from the coding sequence ATGACTGCCGCAATAGCCACAAGAGAGAAAGTTTTTGTTGCTGCTGACAAATTATTTGCTGAGGGTCAACCAGTTACTCAAGCAAGAGTATGCAAGGTATTAGGGGGAGGTTCATATCAGACTATTGCCAAGTATCTGAGAGAGTGGAAAGAGTTAGAAGATAATGATGCTCCAATCAAAGATTATCCAATACCTGACTTAGTTAGAAAACAGTTCGATAGGATGAGACAAGACCAATGGAATGCATTTCTTAGATTTTATGAACCGATAATCGAGAACGAAATAATTACTGAACTGGAAAAAGAAAATGAATCTTTGAGAGCGCAATTAGAAGTAGCAAAGCAAGATAAGATTCGATTAGAAGAGTCAGAAAAAATTAGAAAAGAACAGAGTGAACGATATGAAAGAGCGATGCAACAACAGAGAAATGATGCAATAGAAATAGAACAATTGACATCGCAGCTTAAAGAACTTACCTCTTCGTTTTAA
- a CDS encoding Uma2 family endonuclease has product MSTNITESQSVPAPPESDWEPTPPPTDLIFDDGEPLESNRHRIGMNVLIRSLQQAWSDRNDYFAGGNMFVYYSRIQARNRDFKGPDFFVVLNVEEIGSRQGWVVWDENGRYPDVIVELMSPSTKNVDLGEKKHLYEGVFRTRDYFVFDPFDPNSLQGWRLDANFRYQPLVANEQGWLWCETLGFWLGTWEGTIDRETAPWLRFYDRQSNLVFLPEEAAFQRAEAESQRAEVESQRAEAERQRAETESQRAEAERQRAERLAARLRELGENPEDF; this is encoded by the coding sequence ATGTCAACTAACATTACTGAAAGCCAGAGTGTCCCAGCGCCCCCTGAATCAGACTGGGAACCTACTCCACCACCAACAGATTTAATATTTGATGACGGAGAACCTTTGGAAAGTAACCGCCACCGTATTGGGATGAATGTTTTAATCCGGTCATTGCAACAAGCTTGGTCAGACCGCAATGATTATTTTGCTGGCGGTAATATGTTTGTTTACTATAGCCGGATACAAGCGCGAAATCGGGATTTTAAAGGGCCAGATTTTTTTGTAGTTCTCAACGTCGAAGAGATTGGTTCTCGCCAAGGTTGGGTTGTCTGGGATGAAAATGGACGCTACCCAGATGTGATTGTGGAATTAATGTCACCCTCAACCAAAAATGTAGATTTAGGCGAGAAAAAACATCTCTATGAGGGAGTGTTTAGAACTAGAGATTATTTTGTTTTTGATCCCTTTGACCCTAACTCCTTGCAAGGATGGCGTTTAGATGCTAATTTTCGCTATCAGCCGTTAGTTGCTAATGAACAAGGCTGGTTATGGTGCGAAACCTTAGGATTTTGGTTAGGAACTTGGGAAGGAACAATAGACAGAGAAACTGCCCCTTGGTTAAGATTTTATGACCGCCAGTCAAATTTAGTTTTCCTACCTGAAGAAGCAGCATTCCAACGCGCGGAAGCCGAAAGCCAACGGGCAGAAGTAGAAAGCCAACGGGCGGAAGCGGAACGCCAACGAGCAGAGACAGAAAGTCAACGGGCGGAAGCGGAACGCCAACGGGCAGAACGTTTAGCTGCACGCTTGCGGGAATTAGGAGAAAATCCAGAGGATTTTTAA
- a CDS encoding type I restriction enzyme HsdR N-terminal domain-containing protein, with amino-acid sequence MAYAYLEREIHEKLEIYVKKYNQQYTKCLIRGIEIPLNGRPEELVRQIFLHFLIKESTLLPDKITIKVETNNHDIEIYKKQKNETFKPHQNPLIIVEVKREDVKLQNYFAQIERYLTNSGCNIGILYNYHEIVTLTKNFNKFEIYYLKKLIEIQELILQVNSTNDENLFAFQNAQNGNIESFLYLIHKYGEYTNHRIIFKLKHHSSAIEGNLFYIKKDKIYYKICGQYHKKYQSFDFQDFEKLISILY; translated from the coding sequence ATGGCTTATGCATATTTAGAACGAGAAATTCATGAAAAGCTAGAAATTTATGTTAAAAAATATAACCAACAATATACAAAATGTTTGATTAGAGGTATAGAAATACCACTTAATGGCAGGCCAGAAGAGTTAGTTAGGCAAATATTTCTTCATTTTCTTATTAAAGAAAGTACATTATTGCCAGATAAAATTACTATTAAAGTTGAAACTAATAATCATGATATAGAAATATATAAAAAACAAAAAAATGAAACCTTCAAGCCGCATCAAAATCCTTTAATAATTGTGGAGGTCAAACGAGAAGATGTTAAATTGCAAAATTATTTTGCTCAGATAGAACGCTATTTAACAAATTCAGGTTGCAATATTGGAATTTTGTATAACTATCATGAAATTGTCACTTTAACTAAAAATTTTAATAAATTTGAGATATATTATCTTAAAAAATTGATAGAAATACAAGAATTAATTTTACAAGTAAACAGCACTAATGATGAAAATTTATTCGCTTTTCAAAATGCTCAAAATGGAAATATTGAAAGTTTTCTTTATCTAATCCATAAATATGGTGAGTATACTAATCATAGAATAATTTTTAAGTTGAAACACCATTCCTCAGCGATAGAAGGAAATTTATTTTATATAAAAAAAGATAAAATTTATTATAAAATATGTGGGCAATATCATAAAAAATACCAAAGTTTTGATTTTCAAGATTTTGAAAAACTAATTTCTATACTTTATTAA